A genomic segment from Mus musculus strain C57BL/6J chromosome 13, GRCm38.p6 C57BL/6J encodes:
- the Fastkd3 gene encoding FAST kinase domain-containing protein 3, mitochondrial isoform X3 — MRADLGQSLIAGCGWVGGLSAAHAPECSPVTCCEFYGMAFITLRRAFCHKSILWIPGAVVALKIHPASHAPKAVTDRLSVCFCSLQPELFRVRFHHAYCKNFHSEKGNDFHPVGEPWSSQAQEWNQPGQSLQNEDEEMLFRRLSYFTSFEEVLSFISALDTLPVPLAMAALLRICEIGRRDGEQRLPEGVLENRAFQALCLRCERDPSHLTNAGLVTALQSLLTLLPADPQSSLMLSLVAECQRRLQRGNLEVHHLCVLGESLAMLQGKESYLDRLSLAQLTQLFLTSVLECPFYKGPKLLPKYQVKSFLTPCCSLETPLDLHLYKSVVIGLIDLLGSRLYFASKVLTPYYYTIDVEVKLDEDGFVLPCTVDEDIHKRVALCIDGPQRFCLDSKHLLGKEATKQRHLRLLGYQVVQLPYHELELLTSRLELVDYLQRKLFSQSSAVHW; from the exons ATGCGGGCGGACCTGGGCCAATCGCTGATCGCcggatgtgggtgggtgggtggccttAGTGCCGCGCACGCGCCGGAATGTTCTCCAG TCACATGTTGTGAATTCTATGGCATGGCGTTCATCACCCTGCGGAGGGCCTTTTGTCATAAGTCCATTCTTTGGATACCTGGAGCTGTGGTTGCTCTGAAAATTCACCCTGCCAGTCATGCCCCAAAGGCAGTCACAGATCGCCTGAGTGTGTGCTTCTGCTCCCTACAACCTGAGCTGTTCAGGGTCAGATTCCATCACGCATACTGTAAAAACTTCCACTCAGAAAAGGGAAATGACTTTCATCCCGTGGGCGAGCCATGGTCCTCCCAGGCGCAGGAATGGAACCAGCCAGGACAGAGTCTTCAAAACGAGGATGAAGAGATGCTTTTCAGGAGACTAAGCTACTTCACTTCCTTTGAGGAAGTGCTGAGTTTCATAAGTGCCCTGGACACCCTGCCTGTCCCTCTGGCAATGGCAGCTCTACTCAGGATCTGTGAGATAGGGAGGAGGGATGGTGAGCAAAGGCTGCCAGAAGGAGTGCTGGAGAACCGTGCCTTCCAGGCTCTTTGCCTCCGGTGTGAGCGAGACCCCTCACACCTGACCAATGCTGGTTTGGTGACAGCTTTGCAATCTCTGCTTACGTTGTTGCCTGCAGATCCTCAAAGTAGCCTGATGCTGAGCCTGGTGGCAGAATGCCAACGTCGTCTCCAAAGAGGCAACCTCGAAGTCCACCATCTTTGTGTCCTTGGGGAAAGTCTGGCCATGCTTCAAG gtaAAGAGTCATATTTGGACAGATTGAGCCTGGCACAGCTGACCCAACTTTTCCTAACCTCCGTCCTAGAGTGTCCGTTCTATAAG GGCCCCAAACTTCTTCCTAAATATCAAGTGAAGTCATTTCTCACTCCATGCTGCTCCTTAGAGACGCCCCTGGATCTCCATCTGTATAAGTCTGTGGTGATTGGACTGATTGATCTTTTAGGATCAAGACTGTATTTTGCTTCAAAGGTGTTGACGCCCTATTACTACACTATAG ATGTTGAAGTTAAATTAGATGAAGATGGATTTGTATTGCCGTGTACAGTGGATGAGGATATCCACAAAAG GGTGGCGCTGTGTATTGATGGGCCACAGCGATTTTGCTTGGACAGTAAACACTTACTTGGAAAAGAGGCTACTAAGCAGAGACACCTGCGGTTACTTGGTTACCAGGTTGTTCAG CTTCCCTATCATGAGCTGGAGCTGCTTACATCAAGACTTGAGTTGGTGGACTATTTACAAAGGAAGCTGTTTTCTCAAAGCTCCGCTGTCCACTGGTAA
- the Fastkd3 gene encoding FAST kinase domain-containing protein 3, mitochondrial isoform X1: MRADLGQSLIAGCGWVGGLSAAHAPECSPVTCCEFYGMAFITLRRAFCHKSILWIPGAVVALKIHPASHAPKAVTDRLSVCFCSLQPELFRVRFHHAYCKNFHSEKGNDFHPVGEPWSSQAQEWNQPGQSLQNEDEEMLFRRLSYFTSFEEVLSFISALDTLPVPLAMAALLRICEIGRRDGEQRLPEGVLENRAFQALCLRCERDPSHLTNAGLVTALQSLLTLLPADPQSSLMLSLVAECQRRLQRGNLEVHHLCVLGESLAMLQGASCETLKLVVRQLQSKSVETFAPEEITSVYRILQVCPEEVDKHQMFLNTLNNFSISVVPYLSPKSISHVLTALVALDQTHALPLLIKLGKYVVRYIPRFTNEELRKVLEAFVYFGHSDRFFTEALEQHVSALCFSLDPAVASSVMGYCSRKRILSKPIFDVVSEIVVCQWDRLSPSQIAELIEPFGKLNYVPPNAPALFRKVENVLCARLHHFPPKMLLRLLHSCALIERHPVNFMSKLFSPFFLQRLQGKESYLDRLSLAQLTQLFLTSVLECPFYKGPKLLPKYQVKSFLTPCCSLETPLDLHLYKSVVIGLIDLLGSRLYFASKVLTPYYYTIDVEVKLDEDGFVLPCTVDEDIHKRVALCIDGPQRFCLDSKHLLGKEATKQRHLRLLGYQVVQLPYHELELLTSRLELVDYLQRKLFSQSSAVHW; the protein is encoded by the exons ATGCGGGCGGACCTGGGCCAATCGCTGATCGCcggatgtgggtgggtgggtggccttAGTGCCGCGCACGCGCCGGAATGTTCTCCAG TCACATGTTGTGAATTCTATGGCATGGCGTTCATCACCCTGCGGAGGGCCTTTTGTCATAAGTCCATTCTTTGGATACCTGGAGCTGTGGTTGCTCTGAAAATTCACCCTGCCAGTCATGCCCCAAAGGCAGTCACAGATCGCCTGAGTGTGTGCTTCTGCTCCCTACAACCTGAGCTGTTCAGGGTCAGATTCCATCACGCATACTGTAAAAACTTCCACTCAGAAAAGGGAAATGACTTTCATCCCGTGGGCGAGCCATGGTCCTCCCAGGCGCAGGAATGGAACCAGCCAGGACAGAGTCTTCAAAACGAGGATGAAGAGATGCTTTTCAGGAGACTAAGCTACTTCACTTCCTTTGAGGAAGTGCTGAGTTTCATAAGTGCCCTGGACACCCTGCCTGTCCCTCTGGCAATGGCAGCTCTACTCAGGATCTGTGAGATAGGGAGGAGGGATGGTGAGCAAAGGCTGCCAGAAGGAGTGCTGGAGAACCGTGCCTTCCAGGCTCTTTGCCTCCGGTGTGAGCGAGACCCCTCACACCTGACCAATGCTGGTTTGGTGACAGCTTTGCAATCTCTGCTTACGTTGTTGCCTGCAGATCCTCAAAGTAGCCTGATGCTGAGCCTGGTGGCAGAATGCCAACGTCGTCTCCAAAGAGGCAACCTCGAAGTCCACCATCTTTGTGTCCTTGGGGAAAGTCTGGCCATGCTTCAAGGTGCGAGTTGTGAGACCCTGAAGCTGGTTGTCCGTCAACTTCAAAGTAAAAGTGTGGAAACATTTGCTCCAGAGGAGATCACGTCCGTTTATAGGATTCTGCAGGTGTGTCCTGAAGAAGTAGACAAACACCAGATGTTCTTAAACACATTAAACAACTTCTCCATTTCAGTAGTTCCCTACCTGAGCCCTAAATCCATTAGCCATGTCCTCACCGCCTTAGTGGCCCTGGACCAGACTCACGCACTCCCACTGCTTATAAAGCTGGGCAAGTACGTTGTGAGATACATCCCCCGTTTTACCAACGAAGAGCTCAGGAAGGTCTTGGAGGCGTTTGTCTATTTCGGACACAGTGACAGGTTCTTCACAGAGGCCTTAGAGCAACATGTGTCCGCCCTGTGCTTCTCCCTGGACCCCGCTGTGGCCAGCTCCGTGATGGGGTACTGCAGCAGGAAACGGATTCTCTCCAAGCCCATCTTCGACGTAGTCTCAGAGATCGTTGTTTGCCAGTGGGACAGACTTTCACCTAGTCAGATTGCCGAGCTAATTGAGCCATTTGGAAAGCTCAATTACGTGCCACCAAACGCCCCTGCCCTGTTTAGGAAGGTAGAAAATGTGCTCTGTGCCCGTTTACATCACTTCCCACCAAAGATGCTACTGAGGCTCCTTCATTCATGTGCGCTGATTGAGCGACATCCCGTCAACTTCATGTCAAAACTATTCAGCCCCTTTTTCCTTCAGCGGCTGCAAG gtaAAGAGTCATATTTGGACAGATTGAGCCTGGCACAGCTGACCCAACTTTTCCTAACCTCCGTCCTAGAGTGTCCGTTCTATAAG GGCCCCAAACTTCTTCCTAAATATCAAGTGAAGTCATTTCTCACTCCATGCTGCTCCTTAGAGACGCCCCTGGATCTCCATCTGTATAAGTCTGTGGTGATTGGACTGATTGATCTTTTAGGATCAAGACTGTATTTTGCTTCAAAGGTGTTGACGCCCTATTACTACACTATAG ATGTTGAAGTTAAATTAGATGAAGATGGATTTGTATTGCCGTGTACAGTGGATGAGGATATCCACAAAAG GGTGGCGCTGTGTATTGATGGGCCACAGCGATTTTGCTTGGACAGTAAACACTTACTTGGAAAAGAGGCTACTAAGCAGAGACACCTGCGGTTACTTGGTTACCAGGTTGTTCAG CTTCCCTATCATGAGCTGGAGCTGCTTACATCAAGACTTGAGTTGGTGGACTATTTACAAAGGAAGCTGTTTTCTCAAAGCTCCGCTGTCCACTGGTAA
- the Fastkd3 gene encoding FAST kinase domain-containing protein 3, mitochondrial yields MAFITLRRAFCHKSILWIPGAVVALKIHPASHAPKAVTDRLSVCFCSLQPELFRVRFHHAYCKNFHSEKGNDFHPVGEPWSSQAQEWNQPGQSLQNEDEEMLFRRLSYFTSFEEVLSFISALDTLPVPLAMAALLRICEIGRRDGEQRLPEGVLENRAFQALCLRCERDPSHLTNAGLVTALQSLLTLLPADPQSSLMLSLVAECQRRLQRGNLEVHHLCVLGESLAMLQGASCETLKLVVRQLQSKSVETFAPEEITSVYRILQVCPEEVDKHQMFLNTLNNFSISVVPYLSPKSISHVLTALVALDQTHALPLLIKLGKYVVRYIPRFTNEELRKVLEAFVYFGHSDRFFTEALEQHVSALCFSLDPAVASSVMGYCSRKRILSKPIFDVVSEIVVCQWDRLSPSQIAELIEPFGKLNYVPPNAPALFRKVENVLCARLHHFPPKMLLRLLHSCALIERHPVNFMSKLFSPFFLQRLQGKESYLDRLSLAQLTQLFLTSVLECPFYKGPKLLPKYQVKSFLTPCCSLETPLDLHLYKSVVIGLIDLLGSRLYFASKVLTPYYYTIDVEVKLDEDGFVLPCTVDEDIHKRVALCIDGPQRFCLDSKHLLGKEATKQRHLRLLGYQVVQLPYHELELLTSRLELVDYLQRKLFSQSSAVHW; encoded by the exons ATGGCGTTCATCACCCTGCGGAGGGCCTTTTGTCATAAGTCCATTCTTTGGATACCTGGAGCTGTGGTTGCTCTGAAAATTCACCCTGCCAGTCATGCCCCAAAGGCAGTCACAGATCGCCTGAGTGTGTGCTTCTGCTCCCTACAACCTGAGCTGTTCAGGGTCAGATTCCATCACGCATACTGTAAAAACTTCCACTCAGAAAAGGGAAATGACTTTCATCCCGTGGGCGAGCCATGGTCCTCCCAGGCGCAGGAATGGAACCAGCCAGGACAGAGTCTTCAAAACGAGGATGAAGAGATGCTTTTCAGGAGACTAAGCTACTTCACTTCCTTTGAGGAAGTGCTGAGTTTCATAAGTGCCCTGGACACCCTGCCTGTCCCTCTGGCAATGGCAGCTCTACTCAGGATCTGTGAGATAGGGAGGAGGGATGGTGAGCAAAGGCTGCCAGAAGGAGTGCTGGAGAACCGTGCCTTCCAGGCTCTTTGCCTCCGGTGTGAGCGAGACCCCTCACACCTGACCAATGCTGGTTTGGTGACAGCTTTGCAATCTCTGCTTACGTTGTTGCCTGCAGATCCTCAAAGTAGCCTGATGCTGAGCCTGGTGGCAGAATGCCAACGTCGTCTCCAAAGAGGCAACCTCGAAGTCCACCATCTTTGTGTCCTTGGGGAAAGTCTGGCCATGCTTCAAGGTGCGAGTTGTGAGACCCTGAAGCTGGTTGTCCGTCAACTTCAAAGTAAAAGTGTGGAAACATTTGCTCCAGAGGAGATCACGTCCGTTTATAGGATTCTGCAGGTGTGTCCTGAAGAAGTAGACAAACACCAGATGTTCTTAAACACATTAAACAACTTCTCCATTTCAGTAGTTCCCTACCTGAGCCCTAAATCCATTAGCCATGTCCTCACCGCCTTAGTGGCCCTGGACCAGACTCACGCACTCCCACTGCTTATAAAGCTGGGCAAGTACGTTGTGAGATACATCCCCCGTTTTACCAACGAAGAGCTCAGGAAGGTCTTGGAGGCGTTTGTCTATTTCGGACACAGTGACAGGTTCTTCACAGAGGCCTTAGAGCAACATGTGTCCGCCCTGTGCTTCTCCCTGGACCCCGCTGTGGCCAGCTCCGTGATGGGGTACTGCAGCAGGAAACGGATTCTCTCCAAGCCCATCTTCGACGTAGTCTCAGAGATCGTTGTTTGCCAGTGGGACAGACTTTCACCTAGTCAGATTGCCGAGCTAATTGAGCCATTTGGAAAGCTCAATTACGTGCCACCAAACGCCCCTGCCCTGTTTAGGAAGGTAGAAAATGTGCTCTGTGCCCGTTTACATCACTTCCCACCAAAGATGCTACTGAGGCTCCTTCATTCATGTGCGCTGATTGAGCGACATCCCGTCAACTTCATGTCAAAACTATTCAGCCCCTTTTTCCTTCAGCGGCTGCAAG gtaAAGAGTCATATTTGGACAGATTGAGCCTGGCACAGCTGACCCAACTTTTCCTAACCTCCGTCCTAGAGTGTCCGTTCTATAAG GGCCCCAAACTTCTTCCTAAATATCAAGTGAAGTCATTTCTCACTCCATGCTGCTCCTTAGAGACGCCCCTGGATCTCCATCTGTATAAGTCTGTGGTGATTGGACTGATTGATCTTTTAGGATCAAGACTGTATTTTGCTTCAAAGGTGTTGACGCCCTATTACTACACTATAG ATGTTGAAGTTAAATTAGATGAAGATGGATTTGTATTGCCGTGTACAGTGGATGAGGATATCCACAAAAG GGTGGCGCTGTGTATTGATGGGCCACAGCGATTTTGCTTGGACAGTAAACACTTACTTGGAAAAGAGGCTACTAAGCAGAGACACCTGCGGTTACTTGGTTACCAGGTTGTTCAG CTTCCCTATCATGAGCTGGAGCTGCTTACATCAAGACTTGAGTTGGTGGACTATTTACAAAGGAAGCTGTTTTCTCAAAGCTCCGCTGTCCACTGGTAA
- the Fastkd3 gene encoding FAST kinase domain-containing protein 3, mitochondrial isoform X2: MLSLVAECQRRLQRGNLEVHHLCVLGESLAMLQGASCETLKLVVRQLQSKSVETFAPEEITSVYRILQVCPEEVDKHQMFLNTLNNFSISVVPYLSPKSISHVLTALVALDQTHALPLLIKLGKYVVRYIPRFTNEELRKVLEAFVYFGHSDRFFTEALEQHVSALCFSLDPAVASSVMGYCSRKRILSKPIFDVVSEIVVCQWDRLSPSQIAELIEPFGKLNYVPPNAPALFRKVENVLCARLHHFPPKMLLRLLHSCALIERHPVNFMSKLFSPFFLQRLQGKESYLDRLSLAQLTQLFLTSVLECPFYKGPKLLPKYQVKSFLTPCCSLETPLDLHLYKSVVIGLIDLLGSRLYFASKVLTPYYYTIDVEVKLDEDGFVLPCTVDEDIHKRVALCIDGPQRFCLDSKHLLGKEATKQRHLRLLGYQVVQLPYHELELLTSRLELVDYLQRKLFSQSSAVHW, from the exons ATGCTGAGCCTGGTGGCAGAATGCCAACGTCGTCTCCAAAGAGGCAACCTCGAAGTCCACCATCTTTGTGTCCTTGGGGAAAGTCTGGCCATGCTTCAAGGTGCGAGTTGTGAGACCCTGAAGCTGGTTGTCCGTCAACTTCAAAGTAAAAGTGTGGAAACATTTGCTCCAGAGGAGATCACGTCCGTTTATAGGATTCTGCAGGTGTGTCCTGAAGAAGTAGACAAACACCAGATGTTCTTAAACACATTAAACAACTTCTCCATTTCAGTAGTTCCCTACCTGAGCCCTAAATCCATTAGCCATGTCCTCACCGCCTTAGTGGCCCTGGACCAGACTCACGCACTCCCACTGCTTATAAAGCTGGGCAAGTACGTTGTGAGATACATCCCCCGTTTTACCAACGAAGAGCTCAGGAAGGTCTTGGAGGCGTTTGTCTATTTCGGACACAGTGACAGGTTCTTCACAGAGGCCTTAGAGCAACATGTGTCCGCCCTGTGCTTCTCCCTGGACCCCGCTGTGGCCAGCTCCGTGATGGGGTACTGCAGCAGGAAACGGATTCTCTCCAAGCCCATCTTCGACGTAGTCTCAGAGATCGTTGTTTGCCAGTGGGACAGACTTTCACCTAGTCAGATTGCCGAGCTAATTGAGCCATTTGGAAAGCTCAATTACGTGCCACCAAACGCCCCTGCCCTGTTTAGGAAGGTAGAAAATGTGCTCTGTGCCCGTTTACATCACTTCCCACCAAAGATGCTACTGAGGCTCCTTCATTCATGTGCGCTGATTGAGCGACATCCCGTCAACTTCATGTCAAAACTATTCAGCCCCTTTTTCCTTCAGCGGCTGCAAG gtaAAGAGTCATATTTGGACAGATTGAGCCTGGCACAGCTGACCCAACTTTTCCTAACCTCCGTCCTAGAGTGTCCGTTCTATAAG GGCCCCAAACTTCTTCCTAAATATCAAGTGAAGTCATTTCTCACTCCATGCTGCTCCTTAGAGACGCCCCTGGATCTCCATCTGTATAAGTCTGTGGTGATTGGACTGATTGATCTTTTAGGATCAAGACTGTATTTTGCTTCAAAGGTGTTGACGCCCTATTACTACACTATAG ATGTTGAAGTTAAATTAGATGAAGATGGATTTGTATTGCCGTGTACAGTGGATGAGGATATCCACAAAAG GGTGGCGCTGTGTATTGATGGGCCACAGCGATTTTGCTTGGACAGTAAACACTTACTTGGAAAAGAGGCTACTAAGCAGAGACACCTGCGGTTACTTGGTTACCAGGTTGTTCAG CTTCCCTATCATGAGCTGGAGCTGCTTACATCAAGACTTGAGTTGGTGGACTATTTACAAAGGAAGCTGTTTTCTCAAAGCTCCGCTGTCCACTGGTAA